ACTGTCTGTACCTTGGCTGTCTGCCCGGACAACCTCAGTTATCGTAACAGTATAACGTACAGACTAcataagtgaggatgttacaaatgaagattgaaaattttcatatatgagttgagcatgaatgggaatgtatggaaatggatatggatgaaattgtatggatttgaatactaaattgaaatatataaataatgcatgaaatgatgagatttttattttaaaatattattaaaaatttcaaacaggtaaatagtgaaatatgccaactggtaataaaataggagaaactccgctagtttctccttagaaaaatagttgatattaaaatataacgagaataaattattaaaagaataaagtaagacaagttaaggtgctctggcaccgagtgtgacatgtctcactcggctacactgtagacgggtaagggttgtcacaaCTTGTCAATTTCTCTACATGATTGAGAAGCCATGAACAAATGATCTTCCTACTGTATTGGTTGATCATCAGTAAAATTTGCTTGCTAGCCCTGTTGTTGTTTTTGAGCTTTACTTTGCTTGATTCTAGAATCTCTTGAAATGCAGCCATATTTTTTGCAATAGTGACATTGTATGGGTTTTACACCATTCTTCTGCTAGCAATCCTTCTCTAGATTATTTGTTTTTTTACAAGTTGGACAAGGTGGAAATCTGCTCTTTTTGATAGCTTCACTTCCACTTTCAAAGTGCTTCCCTTTGTTATCTCTTTCCCTTTTTAACCTCCATCACTTGCTTCCCATTCTGTTTGGCAACAAATGCCTCCTCAGAAGCATCTTCTGGTCTAATAATTCTTCTTTGCTCAATGGCTTGTAAGGAATTTATAAGTTTAGGTAAGTTGATCTTACTCAAATCCTTTAACTCTTCCAATGATGAGATATTGGGCTCAAATCTATCAAGTAGACTTACAAGAACCTTCTCCACAACCCTTTTATCCAGTAAATCTTCGCCCAACAATTTGATTTTGTTTACCATAGACATTAATCTATCTATGTACTCCTTAAGAGTTTCAGATTCTTTCATCTTTAAAACCTCAAAGTCCTTCATCTTTAAAACCTCAAATTGCCTCCTTAAATTCAATACTGACATTTGCTTTGAGCTTTCACTTCCATGGAACTCCTCCTTAAGTCTATCACAAGCTTGCTTTGCAGTTTCACAAGCCATAATTCTTGTGAAAATAACATTAGAGATAGCAAAATGTATGCCTTAAATTTAGCATTGACATTTGCTTTGAGCTTTCACTTTCATGGAACTCCTCCTTAAGTCTATTCCAAGCTTGCTTTGTAGTTTAACAAGCCATAATTCTTACGAAAATAACATCAGAGAAAGCAGAATGTATGTAAGACAAAGATTGAATTTAGCACACTTCTCACTATGTGCTTTCAACTGAGCAAGAGTTGTCTTCCAGTTTCAGTGACTTCCCACAGGTCAAAGGCTTTGAGATAAGCCTTCATCTTCAAAGACCAAATGAAGCAACCTTCTCCAGAAAATACAGGAGGAGGTGGAGTAGAATATCCATTTGAAGCCATCACTCTCAGCTCTAGTGTTTAAAGTTTTCTTAGTGTAGGAAATTCTTACTTGTTTTCTCTCTTTTTTAGGCCCTTAAAGATCATAAGGAGCTCTAATACCACTGTGAAATATTGAGTAAGGAATAAACTCAGAAAAAtagagaaggaagaagaaaaataacCTTCAGCAATAGAACTCTCATTCTATAGTGAAAGCTGAAATTTCATTTATAATATAGGCATGGGAGAGAGTTGTTTACACTGATTACAAAAAATTAACTTCTCCAGCAACTAAAGTAAGCAAAACATGACTGAAGTATGGTAAAAGGTTACCTAATACAACTGCAAAATTACTTCAGAAAAAAATACATTTTTTAGTAGAAATTTCAGCCTAGAATTAAGCATCAAGTATCTAGGAAAAATCACATTTCAATCAACATGTTCTAAGATCAAACATTCATCATTCTGCATTTCTATTTCCaccatatataaatttttttccaAGAATCAATGGGATACTCAGATTCCTAAAGTCCATACTCTTTCTTTTCCTTGTTAAGTATTGCATTCTTATATATTATTACCCAGCTAATATATCTATGAGTTTGAGTCTACTCCAAGCCAGGCTTCTTGTATTACTCTTCAAATTAATgacatttattttcaattaaaaaaaaaggacaaATTGTCTTCAGCTTCatcaaaacttttttttttctcgatGGAAATTCTATTAAAACAACCGGAATAATAGaacaatagaacttttatttatttattttaaaacccaGTCAAATCCCATTAAGgtcttgacaaaaaaaaaaaaaaaagtctcccATTAAGACCGCTTCTAGTTCAAGCAAAACATCAGTTTCATGCCATTACTGGGGAAACAACATTGATATTGATAATGGCATGCCACCCAACTGTTTGTATTAACATTCTCTCTTGAAAATTCTTATTTAGACAGGTCTATAATgaatttaaaatacaaatatatagaacttttatatttaataattgaaTCCCATCATACATGTTATGTCTTGGGTTGAATTAGGTCTAGACAAAAAAAATCATTCCCTTATAAGATGAAAACTTGCTCTGGGCCTGAACTTAATTTCGATTTGCCCGTAATAATGGTGAGATAGCACACTTAATACAAGTGCCAACTGCAACTCAAACCATATCCTAATACTATTGCCATTGGCCCTACGAAGTTAACTATTTATCACCAAAGTCCACCTTGAAAAGTAAAGCGAAAGCAACTTTGTTAATTGAACAATTAAAATGGACCTCAATATATGAATTTCAATTAAACACTATTGGAATCAATAGGTCATACTGAGAAAATGTtcctgaaaattctgcttctatCCCTTCTCATCCCATTTTGCATTGCCATTGACACCGTAACTGCTAATGAATCACTTCCAGACAGCGGTATTTTACTCTCCAAAGAAAGCAATTTTGCTCTGGGTTTTTTCAGCCCTATCAGCTCAAGGTATAGATATCTTGGCATTTGGTACAATAAACTACTACCAGAACAAACCGTGGTGTGGGTTGCTAATAGGGAGAATCCAATTAATGATTCCTCAGGAGCCCTCTCAATGAGCTCAGATGGAAACCTCGTGCTCCATGCTAGCACTGACCAAAATTTTCCTATATGGTCGACGAATGTTTCATTAAAAGGAAGAAATGCTTGTAAAGCTCAGCTCCTAGATTCAGGCAATCTGGTGTTGGTCCAAAATGAGAGAATCGTTTGGCAAAGCTTCGATTATCCTACAGATACAATGCTCCCAGGTATTAGATTGGGACTCGACCTGAAAAATGGCTTCAACAGGTTCTTAACGTCATGGAGATCAGCAGATGACCCAGGAATTGGAGACTTCTCCTTCAAGCTGAATCCTACAGGCTCACCACAGTTCTTTCTGTACAAGGGCTTAATCCCGTACTGGCGAGGCAACCCATGGACTCCTTCTGTCTCACCAACAATTCCCCAGTATTTATTCAGGTATACTTTTACCAACACTGAAGATGAGATTTACTACAGTTTCGCGGTTGATGACAAATCTGTCATCACAAGAACTGTGGTTGACAACTCTGGATTGCTTCAGAGTCTCAATTGGGATAATGGTTCTCGCCGGTGGAAGCAATCCTGGTGGGCACCCAAGTATCCATATGGGCATTGTGGCCCATACAGCATATGCAACTTTAACAATGTTGATGCATATGAGTGCACTTGCTTGCCCGGGTACAAACCCAAGTCCTTAATGAATTGGTATTTCAGGCATGGTTCAGCTGGGTGTGTAAGGAAGCAGCAACAAACGTCAATGTGTAGAAACAGAGAGGGGTTTATTAAGGTAGCAGGCGTGAAGCTTCCTGATACTTCAATAGCATCCTCGATGAACAAGAGCATGAGCAGCTTTGGGTGCGAGCAATTGTGCTTGAGGAATTGCTCGTGCAAAGCTTTTGCAATTTCTGATTTTGAGATGAAAGGGGTTTACTGCTTGACGTGGTACGGAGAGTTGATGGACATGACGGAGTACAGAGGGGGAAGTGACCTTTATGTTCGTGTGGATAAAATTGAGCTAggtacttttcttcttcttcttcttgccttgCCATAGTTCTTGATCCAAACCATAGTAGTAGTAAACACAAGAATTAACATCTACTTTAATGTTGAAAACCATAGTAGTAAACACGAGAATTAACATCTACTTTAAAGTTGAAAATATTGCTACTATTTTTGTTCCATatacttttatttcttttttaataagAAAACTACCCAAAAAAAACGTGTCATAGAGGCAATACCACAAACAAGAGACTTCAATTACAACAAGCCACCATCAGAGGTAAATCTAAAGGTCTCTTTCTTTTATTCTCCAGACGCAGGCTAAATAGAGTTTGCGTAGATTACTAAAATTTTTACCTTCACAAaccatgaaaaataaaatttcctgGTTTTAATCGCCACCGAGAACTTCTGcttcattttatttataaatttgaaCTCAATCAAGCACTTGTGGACTGTGGATAGGGAGGTTTTTCTTTGAAACTACCCAACATCAAATAATATCTACGATgagatcaaacaatttaatgacTCCTTCAGGGGTCCTTTCCATAAGCCCAGATGAAAACATTGTGCATGACCAGAATTTCCTCTCTGGTGTACTAATGTTTCTGTTGGAGTTGATGAGCTTTTGGTGAAAATTAGGTGAAAAAATGTGCGTACAAGAAATGATAGAAGTCATACCTAGGCATGATGCAAAGTATGGCATTTGTTGACTTGGAGAAAGCATTCCTTTGCCTGTAAAAAGGAAGTTTGCTGGAGCTTTTTGAGCAAATGTGTGCTGTGTAGTGAGACTGTGCAGAGAAAGTAAGAACTAGAGATTGAGTGAGTTGTGAgagaaaaaatgaagaagaaaaaaaaaatctcttgttTTGTAAATGTTATGTATTTGAAGTAATGAAATATGTGTTTGACTCTTTATTTTCAATCTTTCTTTGTTGTGTTATTGTGAAGCATTTTGTTTTATTTTGGGTAAAATCATTTTCAGCTCCGCTGTTTTTTTTAACATAGAGTATGAGCCTCCATTTTCTAACAGTTTCAGTGGAAGGAATAGCGAATTGTGCAGCTCGGCTCCTAAATTCAGGAAATCTGGTTTTGGTTCAAAATGATGAAGGCGAAAGAATTATTTGGCAAAGTTTTGAATATCCGATAGACACCATGCTTCAACTTGAGTTGGACCAGAGAATTGGAATAGAACGATCCTTAACGTCATGGAGATCAGCGGATGACCGGTCCTTTTAGCACAACGGTTTAATTCCGTATTGAAGAAGATCCCCATGGCCCTGGGAATCTTCACCAGTGGCCGGTTATTCGTATAAATCTATTAACAATCCAAATGAGATGTACTCCTCTTTCCTTTCAGAGTTTGATGAAAATGTACCCATATGAATTCTGGTTAAAACCTCTGCATTGATCCAGCCGCTTACTTGGGAGTTGGGACAACAGAGTCAGTACCTATTAAAGGAGGGCATCCCGTTCGGAGCCAAAGTACATCTACGGACATTGCGGTGCGCTTAGTACATTGAAGTAAGTAAGTAAGCGACAGCAAATAATGTCAATGTGCAGAAGTGGAGAAGGGTTTGTTAAGGTAGGGCAATTGAAGGTTCCTGATACTTCAATAGCAGCTTTGATGAACACAAGTTTGAGTAGGACAGAGTGTAAGCAACTGTGCTTGGCTAATTGTTCATGCAAAGCATTtgcaagcttagacatagggaggAAAGGAGTAGGCTGGTGGACATGTTAGGGGAAATTAATGGACACGATGCAGTAGTCAGCGGGACGTATCTGCATGTTCGTGTGGATGGCATTGAGTTGGGTATTCTTCGTTTTTGCATTGCCATTAATCTTTGAATGGAAATAAATTGACCATCAACTTGATGCCTAAAACAGCAATGTGTTTGTTTGCCTCTCCATTGTCTGCCTCATTCTGACTTGTCAAATATATACAATCTCCCCAGGTTGTAATGCTTGTCAGTTTGTCCCTTTCTTACACTAGAATGGCATTTTATTTGGCTAACTAACACGGTTTGCGTAATTTTTAATTAGATTGATATTGTTAATGTTGTTAATGACAAatataaaagaagaaaaattacTAACCGAAGGAACAGCATCAACAAGATTTTCTTTGTTTAGCTATTTCACCTACACTTGTGTTCTTATATCAAGTTGGCCAATATTTCTACATTTtctacaattttatttttaattttctcatATCGCTTTTGTATGCACTGTAATTTCTTCTGTTGTGCAGCTGAGTATGCAAAGAAGAGAAGTTTTCTCAAAAAGAAAAGGGTGTTGGCCATTCCAGTATTATCTGCTGCTTTCACAATATTTATCATTGCCATATTTGCCTTTTTGTggctaaggaagaagaagaaaatgggaGGTAAAGCAATAAACTTGTCTACTCGAGTATTTATATCGAATTTTTAGAAGTCCAAGGTATGAAAAGCCCTTTGTGAAACAAATGTATGACATGTTGCCTTCTGTCATTCTGTCTAAGTGCAGAGAAAAGGAAAGGATTATTTCCTACAATGGTGGGAAATGAGCTTTTAGAAAATAGGGAATACACAGATTTGCCATTTTTCAACCTACGCACTGTATCTACTGCCACTAACAATTTTAGTCCAGCTAACAGACTCGGACGGGGTGGTTTTGGCACAGTGTACAAGGTAAAGTCCAATGGAAGCATTTTAAGCATCTGAAAGTTTTAGCGAGTAGTAAGTCTGAGCTTAATAGTTCTAAGAGGAGCTCTTTTTGATTTAGATTAAATATGAGATTCTGGTTTCAGG
The sequence above is a segment of the Hevea brasiliensis isolate MT/VB/25A 57/8 chromosome 11, ASM3005281v1, whole genome shotgun sequence genome. Coding sequences within it:
- the LOC110662225 gene encoding G-type lectin S-receptor-like serine/threonine-protein kinase RKS1; the encoded protein is MFLKILLLSLLIPFCIAIDTVTANESLPDSGILLSKESNFALGFFSPISSRYRYLGIWYNKLLPEQTVVWVANRENPINDSSGALSMSSDGNLVLHASTDQNFPIWSTNVSLKGRNACKAQLLDSGNLVLVQNERIVWQSFDYPTDTMLPGIRLGLDLKNGFNRFLTSWRSADDPGIGDFSFKLNPTGSPQFFLYKGLIPYWRGNPWTPSVSPTIPQYLFRHGSAGCVRKQQQTSMCRNREGFIKVAGVKLPDTSIASSMNKSMSSFGCEQLCLRNCSCKAFAISDFEMKGVYCLTWYGELMDMTEYRGGSDLYVRVDKIELAEYAKKRSFLKKKRVLAIPVLSAAFTIFIIAIFAFLWLRKKKKMGEKRKGLFPTMVGNELLENREYTDLPFFNLRTVSTATNNFSPANRLGRGGFGTVYKGQLHNGQEIAVKRLSQSSVQGIEEFKNEVTLIAKLQHRNLVKLLGCCIQGEEQMLIYEYLPNKSLDYFIFDQKERSVLCWSKRFDIIVGIARGILYLHHDSRLRIIHRDLKTSNVLLDADMNPKISDFGIARIFIGDEAQDQTKRIVGTYGYMAPEYVVFGKFSTKSDVFSFGVILLEILCGKKNSSCYMEDLSLNLIGHVWELWRRERALDIVDSCLKESSLPLEVMRCIQIGLLCVQEDARDRPTMPNVVLMLNGETFLPSPKQPAFIFKRNCSDPNLSEPGVLNGSLNDVTITEIDAR